A section of the Phaseolus vulgaris cultivar G19833 chromosome 8, P. vulgaris v2.0, whole genome shotgun sequence genome encodes:
- the LOC137825423 gene encoding disease resistance protein SUMM2-like: MEDFFLSIATKIVEYAVSPILDHAKYLCCFHNFALNLSNDKEQLELTRDSVKKKISEATNRIEKVEPPVEKWLKDVEKVLHEVRLLEERILNVNKSYLRRKCQYSLAKEIERKTTKMIQLNRDSKFEPFSTIIELPGMKYYSSNGFFMFKSTEASYNKLLEILKNKSVSMIGLVGLGGSGKTTLAKEVGKKAEEMKLFHKVVITTVSQPLDIKRIRNEIILQLGLDLKEELDIGRAQRLSQRLRKDTTLLILDDVWEKLNFEDLGIPFDESYKACCILITSRSKEVCTSMQCQSIIELNLLSDKEAWTLFTHYANITDVSSEALKGVARKIINECKGLPIAIVTVGSTLKGKTIEDFELALSRLENSKPLNIPKGLTSPYACLELSYTNLNNQLAQSLLLLCSMFPEDYEIDLEDLFRFGRGFRTVGTFGTMENARREMHEAINILKTCFLLVQAGTKENVKMHDLVRDVALWIASKSGQSIFTGTEVDPSVLEDDEFMKDMQAIALWNNVTKNGFLDYRINCPNLEILLLYSKGRIKVSDMAPQSWEKIKTLSIKSLNKDNKDLSLPESLKLLKNLRTLCLRGHYLGDISFVERLQALEILDLRYSNFEKLPVGIVELKKLKILDLYRCRIKERNVEPYKVVEKCLQLEELYLHLRNLENYFPHDVSFSKLQRYVIKNIFSVFDDTTIMKKYAQSRSLLIDKFDVAAQNFISLPIKDLFMRAEFLHLENLRGDYKNIIPSMDPQGMNHLTALELRLCKRIECLVDNTSNTNNNIDFLQPKFVFLKLVYLRLERLWNLEEVFCDPSSRCSLENLEEFLIQGCSNLKSISFPRKSKLCNLKVLSISSCPMLTSLFVPSVVQSLVLLEELRISRCSTLRHIIEEVEEGNNVLSSTPSHSYLTLQKLKILCIEKCNNLEYIFSVFLAVRLVSLEYVSIDSNMRLKYAFGSEKERNNAVYPSFQQTDTKFFSNLDSLYLRELPNLIDIWPEYCRPHLPNLKSLECSDCPKLLGSIFEMVTASNLQQKTTLMENEISCFITNTFNQLEWFWLCDVRVKGLFQIQMGEEGGSGELLPLNLDITYLYLENLPELNFIWKGPTGFLSLQKLHFVNIYGCPKLKTIFSITVVTSLPMLENLYIDNCDELEQIFDLGDAQQLQTLYSSQQPCFPTLSSIQVEKCNKLKCLFYNLSASHFTSLETLKIEECSQLHKAFGFEQEADDGGGEETGKNGEQVLLQELTLITLKNLPNFEDIHHGFKLKGNGEHIIEECPKYSPSLHLDPGKIHMSFF, from the exons ATGGAGGACTTTTTTCTTTCCATCGCAACAAAGATTGTAGAATATGCAGTATCTCCAATTTTAGACCATGCTAAGTACTTGTGTTGTTTCCACAACTTTGCGTTGAATCTTTCAAATGACAAAGAACAACTAGAATTGACACGAGACAGTGTGAAGAAGAAAATTAGTGAGGCCACAAATAGGATTGAAAAAGTTGAGCCACCTGTTGAGAAGTGGTTGAAAGATGTTGAAAAAGTCTTGCACGAAGTGCGACTCCTAGAAGAAAGAATTTTGAATGTAAACAAGAGCTATTTGAGAAGGAAATGTCAATATTCTCTTGCAAaagaaatagaaagaaaaacaactaaaatGATTCAGCTTAATCGTGATAGCAAGTTTGAACCATTTTCTACAATTATTGAACTTCCAGGCATGAAGTATTATTCTTCCAATGGTTTCTTTATGTTCAAATCTACAGAAGCATCGTACAACAAACTTCTAGaaatattaaagaataaaaGTGTTTCCATGATTGGGTTAGTTGGATTAGGAGGCTCAGGGAAAACTACTTTGGCAAAAGAAGTGGGTAAAAAGGCTGAAGAGATGAAACTGTTTCATAAGGTTGTCATAACAACAGTGTCTCAACCGCTAGATATCAAAAGGATCCGAAATGAGATTATTTTACAATTGGGCTTGGATTTAAAGGAAGAATTAGATATAGGTAGAGCACAGAGACTATCACAGAGATTAAGAAAAGATACTACTCTTCTAATCTTGGATGATGTATGGGAAAAACTAAACTTTGAAGATTTAGGTATTCCATTTGATGAAAGCTACAAGGCTTGTTGTATACTCATAACAAGTCGCAGTAAAGAAGTATGCACTTCTATGCAATGTCAAAGTATAATTGAACTTAATCTCTTGAGTGACAAAGAAGCATGGACTTTGTTCACACATTATGCAAACATAACTGATGTCTCCTCAGAAGCTTTGAAAGGTGTGgcaagaaaaattattaatgaatGTAAGGGATTGCCCATTGCAATTGTGACGGTCGGAAGCACACTAAAGGGGAAAACTATTGAAGATTTTGAGTTAGCATTGTCAAGGCTAGAAAATTCTAAGCCACTAAATATTCCAAAAGGCTTGACAAGTCCTTATGCTTGTCTTGAATTAAGTTACACTAATTTGAATAACCAATTGGCTCAATCTTTATTATTGTTGTGTTCTATGTTTCCAGAGGATTATGAAATAGATTTGGAAGATTTATTTCGATTTGGAAGAGGATTTCGCACAGTTGGGACGTTTGGAACAATGGAGAATGCAAGGAGAGAGATGCATGAAGCTATTAACATTCTTAAGACTTGTTTTTTGTTAGTGCAAGCTGGAacaaaagaaaatgtaaaaatgcaTGATTTAGTTCGTGATGTAGCCTTGTGGATTGCGTCTAAGAGTGGTCAATCAATTTTCACAGGTACTGAAGTGGATCCAAGTGTGTTGGAAGATGATGAATTCATGAAAGATATGCAAGCAATAGCCTTATGGAATAATGTCACAAAAAATGGTTTTCTTGATTATAGAATAAATTGTCCGAATCTTGAAATTCTCTTGCTTTATTCTAAAGGTCGCATAAAAGTATCAGATATGGCTCCTCAAAGTTGGGAAAAGATTAAAACCTTATCAATCAAAAGTTTAAATAAGGACAATAAGGATTTGTCTTTGCCAGAGTCACTGAAGTTGTTAAAAAATCTTCGAACACTGTGCTTGAGAGGTCATTATTTAGGTGACATATCTTTTGTGGAAAGACTGCAAGCACTTGAGATTCTTGACTTACGTTACtctaattttgaaaaacttcctGTTGGGATTGTAGAATTAAAGAAGTTGAAGATTCTGGATTTGTACAGATGTAGGATTAAGGAAAGGAATGTTGAACCTTACAAAGTTGTAGAAAAGTGTTTGCAGTTAGAGGAATTGTATTTGCACTTGAGAAATTTAGAAAACTACTTTCCACATGACGTCTCTTTTTCCAAATTACAGAGGTATGTTATAAAAAACATCTTTTCTGTGTTCGATGATACTACAATCATGAAAAAATACGCACAGTCTAGAAGCTTATTAATAGACAAGTTTGATGTTGCTGCTCAAAATTTTATATCACTACCAATCAAGGATCTCTTTATGAGAGCAGAATTTCTTCATCTGGAGAACCTTCGGGgagattataaaaatataatcccATCCATGGATCCACAAGGCATGAATCACTTGACTGCCCTAGAACTCCGATTGTGTAAAAGGATAGAATGCCTAGTTGATAACACTAGCAATACCAACAACAATATTGATTTTCTTCAACCTAAATTTGTATTCCTTAAACTTGTTTACTTAAGGTTGGAAAGATTATGGAACCTTGAAGAGGTGTTTTGTGATCCCTCTTCCCGATGTTCCCTCGAAAATTTAGAAGAGTTCTTGATACAAGGTTGTAGTAATTTGAAGAGCATCTCCTTTCCAAGGAAGTCTAAGCTATGCAATCTGAAGGTCCTTTCAATATCTAGTTGCCCTATGCTAACTTCTCTCTTCGTGCCATCCGTTGTCCAATCTCTAGTGTTGTTAGAGGAACTAAGAATATCTAGATGCAGCACATTGAGGCACATAATAGAAGAAGTGGAAGAAGGGAACAATGTTCTTTCAAGCACCCCAAGTCATTCATATTTGACGCTCCAAAAATTAAAGATTCTTTGTATTGAAAAATGCAACAATTTGGAGTATATATTCTCTGTGTTTTTAGCCGTAAGGCTAGTAAGTTTGGAATATGTGAGTATTGATTCGAACATGAGGTTGAAGTATGCATTTGGTAGTGAAAAGGAACGTAATAATGCAGTATATCCGAGTTTTCAGCAGACTGATACCAAATTCTTTTCTAATTTGGATTCTCTATATTTGCGGGAGTTACCAAATCTGATTGACATTTGGCCTGAATATTGTCGTCCACATCTTCCAAATCTTAAAAGTTTAGAATGCAGTGATTGTCCCAAATTGCTTGGCTCCATATTTGAGATGGTGACTGCTTCAAATCTCCAGCAAAAAACAACTTTAATg GAGAATGAAATATCATGCTTCATTACCAACACATTCAACCAACTTGAATGGTTTTGGTTATGTGATGTTAGAGTGAAAGGTCTCTTCCAAATCCAAATGGGAGAAGAAGGGGGCAGTGGAGAACTTCTTCCTCTAAATTTGGATATAACTTATCTATACTTGGAGAATCTACCTGAGCTCAACTTCATATGGAAGGGCCCCACAGGTTTTCTAAGCCTCCAAAAGCTCCACTTTGTTAACATATATGGATGTCCAAAATTGAAAACCATCTTCTCCATCACTGTTGTCACAAGCTTACCAATGCTGGAAAACCTGTATATAGATAACTGTGATGAATTGGAACAAATATTTGATTTAGGTGATGCACAACAACTCCAAACCCTATATTCTTCCCAACAACCGTGCTTCCCAACACTCTCAAGTATTCAGGTTGAAAAGTGCAATAAGTTGAAATGTCTTTTTTATAATCTATCGGCTAGTCATTTTACCAGTTTGGAAACTTTGAAAATAGAAGAGTGCTCTCAGTTACACAAGGCTTTTGGTTTTGAACAAGAAGCTGATGATGGTGGTGGAGAAGAGACGGGTAAAAATGGAGAACAAGTTCTACTACAGGAACTGACACTTATCACACTAAAAAATTTGCCAAACTTCGAAGATATTCACCACGGATTTAAGTTAAAAGGAAATGGTGAACATATCATAGAGGAATGTCCTAAGTATTCTCCAAGTTTACATCTAGATCCAGGTAAAATTCACATGTCCTTTTTCTAG